In the genome of Nonlabens sp. MB-3u-79, one region contains:
- a CDS encoding succinylglutamate desuccinylase/aspartoacylase family protein produces the protein MLKELKIFDTIIEPGKSYRLNFNMAKLYTSTSIEVPVIINRSKKAGPVVLVTGGIHGDEINGIEVVRQLISKKINKPVIGTIIAIPVLNVFGFLSGKREFPDGRDLNRVFPGTKSGALASRFAYQVSSEILPHVDIILDFHTGGAQRFNAPHLRVSQLEVNSWNLAKVFNAPFLMHGNNIKKTFRATCSDLGKTYLLFEGGMSNRSDKEVVATAVNGAIRVLEHLKMLGPDIPVELPKEDSIIVTDSMWIRAKYSGLLHPKVTTGKRVEKDEFIAIITDPYGELRYKVKSPHTGYIINVNHSPLVYQGDAIFHISKHGE, from the coding sequence ATGCTTAAAGAACTCAAGATATTTGATACGATTATTGAACCAGGGAAAAGCTACAGGCTCAATTTTAATATGGCTAAGCTTTATACCTCTACGAGTATTGAAGTGCCTGTGATTATAAATCGGAGTAAAAAAGCTGGTCCAGTAGTGTTGGTTACCGGGGGTATTCATGGAGATGAAATTAATGGTATTGAGGTCGTAAGACAATTGATCTCTAAAAAGATCAATAAACCAGTAATAGGAACAATAATAGCTATTCCTGTTTTAAATGTTTTCGGATTCTTGAGCGGTAAGAGAGAGTTTCCTGATGGTAGAGATTTAAATAGAGTTTTTCCCGGAACAAAGTCAGGAGCGCTAGCAAGTAGATTTGCGTATCAAGTATCATCAGAAATTTTACCGCATGTCGATATCATTTTAGATTTCCATACTGGTGGAGCTCAACGCTTCAATGCGCCGCATTTAAGAGTTTCTCAGTTAGAAGTGAACTCTTGGAATTTGGCTAAAGTTTTTAATGCGCCATTTTTGATGCACGGCAACAATATCAAAAAGACATTTAGAGCAACCTGTTCTGACTTGGGGAAGACGTATTTGCTTTTTGAAGGTGGCATGTCCAATCGCAGCGATAAAGAAGTAGTCGCTACTGCTGTAAATGGAGCTATAAGAGTGCTGGAGCATCTCAAAATGTTAGGGCCTGATATCCCTGTTGAACTTCCAAAAGAAGATTCTATTATCGTAACAGATTCCATGTGGATCAGAGCAAAATATTCTGGATTATTGCACCCTAAAGTAACAACTGGAAAACGAGTAGAAAAAGACGAATTTATCGCTATTATAACAGACCCTTATGGAGAATTAAGGTACAAGGTCAAATCTCCTCATACCGGCTACATTATCAATGTTAATCATAGTCCGCTGGTATATCAGGGGGATGCGATTTTTCATATTTCAAAACATGGAGAGTAA
- a CDS encoding cystathionine gamma-synthase: MKFNTKTIHGGQHNIDPGYNSVMSPIYQTTTYKQSTPGGHKGFEYSRSGNPTRDALEKSIASIENGYYGLAFGSGLAAIDAVLKLLNPGDEVISTNDLYGGSYRLFTKIFQNFGIKFHFIGMENADHIENFVNEHTKLVWVETPTNPMMNIIDIQAVAEITKKHDILLAVDNTFATAYLQRPLDLGADIVMHSATKYLGGHSDVVMGSLVVNDKNLADRLYFIQNASGAVPGPQDCFLVLRGIKTLHVRMQRHCENAKAVAYALKIHPNVAEVYWPGFEDHPNHEIARRQMSDFGGMVSFTTKAGTLDSAVKMVEKLKVFTLAESLGGVESLAGHPVSMTHASIPKKDREKIGVVDSLIRLSVGIEDIEDLLADLNQALVESSSF; encoded by the coding sequence ATGAAATTTAACACAAAGACCATTCACGGTGGTCAACACAATATAGATCCAGGATATAATTCTGTGATGTCACCTATATATCAAACCACCACTTACAAGCAAAGTACACCAGGAGGGCACAAAGGTTTTGAATATTCACGCAGTGGTAACCCCACTCGTGATGCGTTAGAGAAGTCTATTGCTAGTATTGAAAACGGTTATTATGGGCTGGCTTTTGGTTCTGGATTAGCAGCTATCGACGCTGTTCTTAAATTATTAAATCCAGGAGATGAAGTCATTTCAACAAACGACCTTTATGGCGGTTCTTATCGTTTGTTTACTAAGATATTTCAAAATTTTGGCATTAAGTTTCATTTTATCGGAATGGAAAATGCAGATCATATAGAAAACTTTGTAAATGAACACACAAAGTTAGTTTGGGTAGAAACCCCTACGAACCCAATGATGAATATTATAGATATACAGGCAGTTGCAGAAATTACTAAAAAGCACGACATCTTACTTGCAGTAGACAACACTTTTGCGACAGCTTACCTACAAAGGCCTTTAGATCTGGGAGCAGATATCGTTATGCATAGCGCGACTAAATATTTGGGAGGCCATAGTGATGTGGTCATGGGCTCTCTAGTGGTAAACGATAAAAATCTTGCTGACAGATTGTACTTTATACAAAACGCAAGTGGAGCAGTTCCTGGTCCACAAGACTGTTTCTTAGTACTGCGAGGTATTAAAACTCTTCATGTGCGCATGCAACGCCATTGTGAAAATGCTAAAGCGGTTGCTTATGCATTAAAAATACACCCAAATGTCGCTGAGGTATACTGGCCAGGTTTTGAAGACCACCCCAATCATGAAATTGCCAGAAGGCAGATGAGTGACTTCGGAGGTATGGTGTCTTTTACTACTAAGGCAGGTACGCTAGACAGTGCGGTAAAAATGGTAGAAAAGTTAAAAGTCTTCACCCTAGCCGAATCTCTAGGAGGCGTGGAGTCTCTTGCAGGTCATCCAGTAAGTATGACGCATGCCAGTATACCAAAGAAAGATCGAGAGAAAATAGGAGTAGTGGATTCCCTTATACGCTTGAGCGTAGGAATCGAAGATATAGAGGATTTATTAGCTGATTTAAATCAAGCGCTGGTTGAATCTAGCAGTTTTTAG
- a CDS encoding sensor histidine kinase, with amino-acid sequence MKTSPKKSLQQKLQDKDYFLNETALMTQTGSYSGNFKTGFCFMDEIGKKILNIPYDFELNFESALTLFVDNKQTVKRFKNTLEGFSFEHDVEMIDYDCKKFWVRATGKPLVDDTGAIVGIRGVFTSIDRFINQGKELEKRAELIEAQNERLIHFAHIVSHNLRSHASNLELTLETFAGKNSDSEETVFKSYLKDISANLSQTLEHLNEVVTINTHERGRELVDIKAVFESVLEDHRPLLAQIDLRLDYDFTALTHINYIPSFLRSILANLLSNAIKYRDALRPLQIEVKSKTKDSKELLVFKDNGIGIDLQKNGGKIFNMYCTFHNNDDARGVGLFLTKNQVESLGGDISVKSSPGVGSSFKVKF; translated from the coding sequence ATGAAAACTTCTCCTAAAAAAAGCTTGCAGCAAAAGCTACAAGACAAAGACTACTTCTTAAATGAGACAGCTCTAATGACCCAAACAGGTTCTTATAGTGGAAACTTTAAAACAGGATTTTGCTTTATGGATGAGATAGGAAAAAAGATTCTTAATATCCCATATGATTTTGAATTAAATTTTGAATCTGCTTTAACCTTATTTGTAGATAATAAACAAACGGTGAAGAGATTTAAAAACACTCTAGAAGGATTTAGCTTTGAGCATGATGTTGAAATGATCGATTATGATTGTAAAAAGTTTTGGGTAAGAGCTACCGGAAAACCGCTTGTTGACGATACTGGAGCAATTGTAGGAATTAGGGGTGTTTTTACAAGTATAGACCGTTTTATTAATCAAGGAAAAGAATTAGAAAAAAGAGCGGAACTCATCGAGGCTCAAAATGAAAGGTTGATTCATTTTGCACATATAGTGTCCCATAATTTAAGATCACACGCTAGTAATTTAGAGCTCACGCTTGAGACCTTTGCGGGTAAAAATTCTGATTCAGAAGAAACCGTTTTTAAGAGCTATCTCAAGGATATTTCGGCTAATTTAAGTCAAACCCTTGAGCACCTCAATGAAGTGGTAACTATCAATACTCATGAAAGAGGCAGGGAACTAGTTGATATTAAAGCTGTTTTTGAATCGGTACTTGAGGATCATCGCCCTTTATTAGCTCAGATAGACTTGCGTTTAGATTATGACTTTACGGCTTTGACTCATATTAATTACATTCCATCATTTTTACGTAGTATTCTTGCTAATTTACTCTCTAATGCTATTAAGTATAGAGACGCCTTAAGACCGCTTCAAATAGAAGTAAAGTCGAAAACTAAAGATTCAAAAGAGCTTCTTGTTTTTAAGGATAACGGAATAGGTATAGATCTTCAGAAGAATGGAGGTAAAATTTTTAATATGTACTGTACCTTTCACAATAATGATGATGCTCGTGGAGTTGGTTTATTTTTAACTAAAAACCAAGTAGAATCCCTAGGGGGTGATATTTCTGTTAAAAGTAGTCCAGGTGTAGGAAGTTCATTTAAAGTAAAATTTTAA
- the rimK gene encoding 30S ribosomal protein S6--L-glutamate ligase: MKISILSRSTSLYSTKRLLEEARKAGHIAKAINVLHCNIKLEKQKPTVYYHGERLVTPDAIIPRIGASITFYGTAIVRQFEMMNCFTTVSSMSLVCSRDKLQSLQLLSRSGVDMPKTVFTNFGDHTDDICKQVGGPPVVIKVLEGTQGIGVNLAETIAAADAIIDANNELRTRVIIQEFIKEAGGADLRAFVVGDKVVGAMKRQAQKGEFRSNLHRGGTAKSITLTKLEEQTAVRAAKSLGLGVCGVDLLQSSRGPLVLEVNSSPGLEGIERATGKNIAAEIIKYIEKGVHA; this comes from the coding sequence ATGAAGATTAGTATTTTATCTCGCAGCACAAGCCTTTACAGTACGAAAAGACTGCTAGAAGAGGCTCGTAAAGCAGGACATATTGCTAAGGCGATCAATGTACTACATTGTAATATCAAATTAGAAAAACAGAAACCTACCGTTTATTATCACGGAGAAAGGTTGGTCACACCAGATGCCATTATTCCACGTATAGGTGCTAGTATTACTTTTTATGGTACCGCTATCGTACGGCAGTTTGAGATGATGAATTGTTTTACGACGGTAAGCTCTATGTCCTTGGTATGTAGTAGAGATAAATTACAAAGTCTGCAATTGCTTTCCAGAAGCGGTGTGGACATGCCCAAGACCGTATTTACTAACTTTGGCGATCATACAGATGATATTTGTAAACAAGTAGGTGGCCCTCCAGTGGTCATCAAAGTCCTTGAAGGAACTCAAGGGATAGGTGTGAATCTTGCAGAAACTATAGCTGCAGCAGACGCTATTATAGATGCTAATAATGAACTGAGGACTCGTGTTATTATACAAGAATTTATAAAAGAAGCAGGAGGTGCAGATTTGCGTGCTTTTGTCGTTGGGGATAAAGTAGTAGGTGCCATGAAAAGACAGGCTCAAAAAGGAGAGTTCAGATCTAATCTGCATCGTGGTGGAACTGCAAAAAGCATCACCCTTACTAAGCTGGAAGAACAAACAGCCGTACGTGCAGCAAAATCTTTAGGTCTTGGAGTTTGCGGTGTGGATTTACTTCAAAGTAGCCGTGGTCCCTTAGTTCTTGAGGTAAATAGTTCTCCAGGTCTCGAAGGAATAGAAAGAGCTACAGGTAAAAATATTGCTGCTGAAATAATCAAGTATATAGAAAAAGGAGTCCATGCTTAA
- a CDS encoding ATP-dependent zinc protease, which translates to MKYLKTKLATKKIIIGRTDRADFPKLKIEGIDIKIDTGAYTSSIHCKDIEEADGVLYATLLDEEHDQYHGKRLSFEEYKITSVRSSNGSVDLRYEVQGNIRLFKKLYKISLTLSNREEMKYPVLIGRKFLSLKFIIDPELQDVSYLHSQYED; encoded by the coding sequence GTGAAATATTTGAAAACTAAATTGGCAACAAAAAAAATAATCATAGGCCGCACAGACCGTGCTGATTTTCCAAAATTAAAGATAGAGGGAATTGATATTAAAATCGATACAGGTGCTTATACGAGTAGTATACACTGTAAAGATATTGAAGAAGCTGATGGTGTGCTTTATGCAACACTTCTAGATGAAGAACACGATCAATACCATGGAAAGCGACTGAGCTTTGAGGAGTATAAGATCACTAGCGTGCGCAGTAGTAATGGTAGTGTGGATTTGCGCTATGAGGTACAAGGAAATATAAGGCTTTTTAAAAAACTTTATAAAATCTCTTTAACTTTGAGTAATCGGGAAGAAATGAAATACCCAGTTTTAATAGGTCGTAAATTTCTTTCTCTTAAATTTATAATAGATCCTGAATTACAGGATGTTTCCTATTTACATTCCCAATATGAAGATTAG
- a CDS encoding arsenate reductase family protein, protein MKNLFIYLDSCNTCQRIKEELHLPTDVVLQNTKEQLVTVEQLEFLKEQAGSYEALFNRRAQLYRGRGLHEKDLSDADYKELLLDHYTFIKRPILIYKGEAFIGNSKKVVADAKVAIS, encoded by the coding sequence ATGAAAAATCTATTCATTTATCTAGATAGTTGTAACACCTGTCAGCGTATAAAAGAGGAACTACACCTTCCTACAGATGTTGTCTTACAAAACACAAAAGAGCAACTGGTAACTGTTGAACAATTAGAGTTTCTAAAAGAACAAGCTGGTTCTTATGAAGCCCTTTTTAATAGGCGGGCACAGCTGTATCGAGGACGTGGACTTCACGAAAAAGATCTTTCTGATGCCGATTATAAAGAGCTTTTGTTGGATCATTATACCTTTATAAAACGACCTATTCTTATTTATAAGGGGGAAGCTTTTATAGGTAACTCTAAAAAAGTAGTTGCTGATGCAAAAGTGGCGATCTCCTAG
- a CDS encoding prohibitin family protein — translation MKKQLAMIAAFLLITSCAVIRPGEAGIKQRLGKLDDKVTTQGTIVFNPFTTRVIKESIQTNNLKLALRIPSKEGLSVDSEISILYRLEVDMVPTVLKNIGPNYKDVMSAVFRSASSDVCSQFFAKDMHSGKRADIEKAIKAKMEETLTPQGIIIEAVLMKSIQLPQGLSLSIEQKLQAEQDAMRMEFILQRERLEADRKIIEATGTRDAQIILAQGLTPEILKIRSIEAFIELSKSANSKVIITDGRTPYLINEAKN, via the coding sequence ATGAAAAAACAACTTGCCATGATCGCAGCTTTTTTATTAATAACGAGTTGCGCAGTTATTAGACCAGGAGAAGCTGGTATAAAACAACGACTAGGAAAACTAGACGATAAAGTAACCACCCAAGGTACTATCGTTTTTAACCCTTTTACAACAAGAGTTATCAAAGAATCCATACAAACTAACAATCTGAAGCTAGCTCTTAGGATACCTAGTAAAGAGGGTTTAAGTGTTGATTCTGAAATTTCAATTCTTTACAGACTGGAAGTTGATATGGTACCTACAGTTCTTAAAAACATAGGTCCTAACTATAAAGATGTGATGTCTGCAGTATTTCGTTCTGCCAGTTCTGATGTGTGCTCACAGTTTTTTGCCAAAGACATGCACTCTGGAAAAAGGGCAGATATAGAAAAAGCCATTAAAGCAAAAATGGAAGAAACCCTTACTCCACAAGGAATTATTATTGAAGCGGTTCTTATGAAAAGCATCCAATTGCCTCAAGGGCTTTCTCTTTCTATAGAGCAAAAACTACAAGCAGAGCAAGATGCCATGAGAATGGAGTTTATTCTACAAAGAGAACGCCTAGAGGCAGATCGTAAAATCATTGAGGCTACTGGGACCAGAGATGCTCAGATAATCCTAGCACAAGGTCTTACACCAGAGATACTTAAAATACGCAGTATTGAAGCTTTTATAGAGCTCTCAAAATCTGCTAACAGTAAAGTAATTATTACCGATGGTAGAACACCGTACCTTATTAACGAAGCAAAGAATTAG
- a CDS encoding response regulator encodes MEDTVIKRACIIDDDKLYVSLIRMLIKKNRLAEDLLIFENGQDAFEFFKEELTKKEPHLPQVILLDLNMPVMNGWEFLDAVKPFAGQLQAKINVVSSTINPVEINKVKKYDFVSTFITKPINKEAIVRAFTLEVSP; translated from the coding sequence ATGGAAGATACAGTGATTAAAAGAGCGTGTATCATTGATGATGACAAACTTTATGTAAGTTTGATTAGGATGCTTATTAAAAAAAACAGACTAGCAGAGGACCTACTGATTTTTGAAAACGGTCAAGATGCTTTTGAATTCTTTAAAGAAGAGCTTACAAAAAAAGAGCCTCATCTACCACAAGTCATACTTTTAGATCTCAATATGCCTGTTATGAATGGGTGGGAGTTTCTCGATGCAGTAAAGCCGTTTGCTGGACAGCTTCAGGCAAAGATCAATGTAGTAAGCTCTACGATCAATCCTGTTGAGATTAATAAAGTAAAAAAATACGACTTTGTCAGTACTTTTATTACAAAGCCCATTAATAAAGAAGCAATAGTCCGGGCATTCACTCTAGAAGTTTCACCCTAA
- a CDS encoding 5-formyltetrahydrofolate cyclo-ligase — MESKEVLRKQYIQRRLALTLDQVEEYSLQIANNALEIDIWNHSNYHIFLPIEKQKEINTEYLLHVLQGKDKNVVISRSNFKDFSMSNYLLTDQTKLTVNTYGIPEPDENGIAIDEKSIDVVFVPLVAVDRFGNRVGYGKGFYDRFLKKCRPDVLKIGLSFFTPREVKIDPSSTDVGLDYIIYRQGILKVV, encoded by the coding sequence ATGGAGAGTAAAGAAGTACTTAGAAAGCAATATATTCAACGTAGACTTGCTTTGACGCTTGATCAGGTAGAAGAATACAGCCTACAAATCGCTAATAACGCATTAGAAATTGATATTTGGAACCATTCCAATTACCACATTTTCCTTCCTATAGAAAAACAAAAAGAAATCAATACAGAGTACTTGCTCCATGTCCTTCAGGGGAAGGACAAAAATGTGGTCATCTCTAGATCAAATTTCAAGGATTTTTCTATGTCTAATTATTTGTTGACAGATCAGACTAAATTAACGGTTAATACATACGGCATACCAGAGCCTGATGAAAACGGTATAGCTATAGACGAAAAAAGTATCGATGTGGTATTTGTTCCATTAGTAGCTGTAGATAGATTTGGTAATCGTGTAGGTTATGGAAAAGGATTTTACGACCGATTTTTAAAGAAATGTAGGCCCGATGTTTTGAAGATAGGATTGTCTTTTTTTACACCAAGGGAGGTTAAAATAGACCCTAGTAGTACTGATGTTGGGCTGGATTACATCATATATAGACAGGGTATTCTCAAAGTAGTTTAA
- a CDS encoding lipoprotein signal peptidase, translating to MKLSRALLIILLVLLIDQASKIYIKLNYTLTGSNSEAIVDWGKFKLLFYENAGAAWGMEIPGDYGKLILVVFRVFAVFGIGYWLVSSIKNNGHQILIICISLIFAGALGNIIDSIFYGVVFSGSYHGAIATAFPDSGGYAGLGYGHVVDMLYFPLFEGDWPQWMPVVGGEHFKFFNAIFNVADSAITIGVTLLIVFSKKAFPETKKESSRH from the coding sequence ATGAAATTATCAAGAGCGTTACTTATTATTCTATTGGTTCTTCTAATAGATCAAGCGAGCAAGATTTATATAAAGCTTAATTATACATTAACAGGAAGCAATAGTGAAGCTATTGTAGACTGGGGAAAATTTAAACTACTCTTTTATGAAAATGCCGGTGCTGCCTGGGGAATGGAAATTCCAGGTGATTATGGTAAGTTGATACTAGTTGTGTTTAGAGTATTTGCTGTTTTTGGAATCGGTTACTGGTTGGTAAGCAGTATTAAGAATAATGGACATCAAATTTTAATTATTTGTATTTCATTAATCTTTGCTGGAGCATTAGGGAATATTATTGATTCTATTTTTTACGGCGTTGTTTTCTCAGGCAGCTATCACGGCGCCATAGCAACCGCTTTTCCTGATAGTGGTGGTTATGCAGGTTTAGGCTATGGACATGTAGTAGACATGCTTTATTTCCCTTTATTTGAAGGAGACTGGCCACAATGGATGCCTGTTGTAGGTGGGGAACACTTCAAATTCTTTAACGCTATTTTTAACGTTGCAGATAGTGCGATTACTATAGGCGTGACCCTTTTGATAGTCTTTAGTAAAAAAGCTTTCCCAGAGACTAAAAAAGAATCCTCAAGACATTAG
- a CDS encoding TraR/DksA family transcriptional regulator, which yields MSTNENEKLRFSDKDLAYFKDILNTKIEEAKEQYELIKSAYMNDANNGTDDTAPQFKAFDEGSAVMSKETSSQLAIRQEKFIRDLKNALIRIENKSYGVCRVTGKLINKKRLELVPHATLSIEAKNLQ from the coding sequence ATGAGTACGAATGAAAATGAAAAATTAAGATTCAGCGATAAGGATCTCGCTTATTTCAAAGACATCCTAAATACAAAAATTGAAGAAGCTAAAGAACAGTATGAATTGATCAAAAGCGCCTACATGAATGATGCAAATAATGGTACAGATGATACTGCACCACAATTTAAAGCATTTGACGAAGGAAGCGCTGTGATGAGCAAAGAAACAAGTTCACAGCTGGCTATACGCCAGGAAAAGTTTATACGCGACCTAAAGAATGCATTGATAAGAATTGAAAACAAATCTTATGGTGTTTGTCGAGTGACCGGCAAGCTGATTAACAAAAAACGCTTGGAGCTTGTTCCTCATGCCACACTAAGCATTGAAGCAAAAAACTTGCAGTAA